The genomic segment CATCTGAAAAGGGTGGTTGTTTGCACACTGGAGGGTCTATAAGCGTGCATGAGCATGCTATTCGTTTGGTATGTaacttgtacattttttttcttatatatgtaatcataaactttaaaaatatttattaacaactcATTTTGTTTGCAGTCACAGGAGCTTGGTCGGTCTgtgcatgttgatgaaatatttcagcaGACACATATTCGTCAATCAACAGGGGAATTTGTGGACGAAAGGTCTAGGCGGACCCATGTAAGTTTATACTAACTGTATCCCATtataaaatttcagtttttaaacCTCatgtttaatattaatatttattcatttaataggAACAatttgttgcaaaattttctcaaataagatcTGAGACTGCATCTGTTGGTGTCTCAGCATCTTCTCCTCTAGACCCTGCGGAGGAGGAAAGATTGAGAAACCGATGTTGGTTAGAGGCTGCTGGTGGAAGATACAAGGGACGCGTATATGGCATTGGAAATGTCAGTTCCCAAGATGACTGTGTCGATAGTTACATCCAACAGACACAGGCATCTTCTTCTgctcaacaacaaaatttagaaGAAATTGTTAATCTCAAATCGCAGTTACAACAATATGGTCAGCAGCTTCAAAAGTTTGAAGGCTTTATTGGCGTCCTCCTGCCATTCCTTCCGCCTTCAGCAGCCACAGCTGCACAAGACTTTTTAAACCTTCAAAATCCTCAACTTCAAAATGAAGTACCCAATGATGTCCAACCAGAACAGCAACCTCAAGAACAGCAACCACCACACCAGCAACCAACAGATGAACAAGCAGAAGATGGAAATGATTATATGCATTATTAGGCATTTTATAGAACTTATTTCCAttattgttgaacttatttagaAGCACAATCACAATCCGTTTATGAACTTACCTGATGTTTATTCTTGCACTTATATTGATGTCaacaatatttatgtattcataTACAATGTTTCCTTTATGGATTAAGTGTATTTGAAAAGCTTTATGGATTTATATGTCAATGTGCAATGTATAATATCCAGGATTGCTTATATCAATTGTGAATGTTCACTATAATGTCCAGGTCTGTTTGTATATTGTGTATGGGAAGCTGCCATATACAGAGTATATATTTAGCTCTGCGTAAaacattatatacggatatatccgtatatactgtccttatataagttatatacggaaattatatacggatattatatacagaaattatatacagaaattatatacagaaattatatacgaaaattatatacgaacattatatacggaaattatatacggatttatctgtatataatttccgtatataaattccgtatataatttttgtatataatatccgtatataatttccgtatataatttccgtatataatttccgtatataatttccgtatataatttctgtatataatttccgtatataattttcgtatataatgttcgtatataatttatatacggatttatccgtatataaaccTAGCTACAAtggtattatatacggatttttacccgtatgtaatccgtatataaccaagttttatatacggattttaggtcttatatacggattttgactGTATGTAAttcacttttttcttgtagtgtacgTGAGTCACTAGCCTCTAACACCCTAGCCATCACcacctcttcctcctcctcatcctcctcttcttcacttctcttcttcttctcactCATCTCTCtttaatacaaaaagaaaattcatcaaattgGGTGGTAAATGTGTCCACCAAAATGTCAGACAACTTTACTAACAActttatttgttaataattttgaCGATAAATTACCAACAAAAATATTCATcgataataaataattgtaattcATTAGGAGATCTttttgatagattttaaaattgatttttctattAACCAAAATATTCGTCGATGATTTAAAAtgtaacttttataaaaaagaacTACTAATAAATTAGAGTTTActgaaatttgtaattgttaataatattttgtcatACTTAATGAAATTCTTGTAGTAGTGATTAactaaactttaataattattaaaatttcaattaaatagaaataaaacttattaaaattaaattatatattataatcataGTTTCTTCATAGCATAACATAAGGAGGAAGGTTAATGGTAAGGGTATAATTTCAAATAGTAATATTATGACACGAGGGATTGGATCAACACATGAATTTATAAAGGGGTTGATCTCTTAAAATAATAGgctaaataatgatatatttagGTCTAATTTATGCAAGTCGGTcaagagagaaaataatttatattgcatataaaaaatttcaaaaatgacCCTTTGACACCCACCTAAGGTAAGTAAAATTGTCCGTATTTCCGAAAAGCCAAGAAATTTTTTATCCTAATTTGAGAGATAAAAAGACTATCAATGAAGGATGTTTGAATCcctgagaagaaaaaaagaagaagataaggtTGTCCTAAATGAAGGACCCAAACAACATACAAATGATGATTAAGAGACCCGTTCAAGGTGATTTTAGAATAATTGCAAGAAGATTTGTAGGTAATAAGATTAATAACAAATGAAAGCAAAACCATACTTAAACCTtctctaaataaataatatgtgtaacaataaaatgtaaaaaatagagaaatgaGAAACTAGTAAACACCAAAAATTTTAACTTGAAAAAACCTTAATACAGAAAAGGAGATTTTGACCGCCGGTAATATtatctaaattttgttaagttcatttgatatttttagtGCGTTTCTCAAATAACATTGAAGTgaaaatgtgtcaaacggtctaaataactcaaatgttatcatgaaatatttttgaaatgtcaaataaatttaacaaaatttagttaaagtGACTAAATTTACATATTTCTAAAGTTGGAGGACTAAATTGGGTCAAAGTTTTAAAAagagactaattccaattttcactaaaTGTTAAGagaccaaaaatatatttaacatttttttaaatatactaatttATACTAACTTGTGATTATGTTTCTTTTTGAGATAATAATGCATTTAAAGGGAAGCAAGGGATAGTGTAGGTGAGTGACATCACTAGTAAGAGTGTCATATATAATACATGCCTTTGAAAGTTAATtgtgtatttttcttttgtaattataaaattcCTCTTTCCTTAATAAaggtttttgtttctttaaactTGCTAAAAACTTCTATGAGAAATACTATAATACTTAGATCATACATAtgtaatgtaaaaaatttatactaatttatGATGTTACAATCTCCCATTTTTAGAGCACAAACAACAACTCATaatcaaactttgaatttcgtcttgaaaagataaaaataataataaatataagtaaaactTAAATCACAtcatttctaaataaataatgtgtaacaataaagtgtaaaaaaagagagagaaatcaATAGAGACTTCCACTaattttaattaggtttaattgcttgcattgtccCTAGTTTGACTGCAACGTGTCAAAGTAgtccatctttttaaaaaaatttcaattacgtacaaacttggtttaaaagtgtcaatttcgtccaaacgtatgtaaaatttgcttcaatcaagtcccttccgttaaattcaccaaaacggatgttaattttttagttctctctcttctgctcctctgctcctctggacattataaaataatataagcaATTATTAGAACTTCTGCACAGAGTAATGATTGTGGATGAAACTCTCATTTCTCATATATTTATACTTGGTTTTAGTTTatcttacaaaaatcaaataattcatttttctgTTCTTTAACTAAAAAggtatttacaaaattatttattttggtataaTATTGGTTGAACTGTTtctacatattttcattttctttaaaaaagaattatacgttttgtgttaattatatatatataatttattattattataattaaaagaataaataaataatttaattgttttaatatatgctttacaataaaaaaaattatattattataaattaatgttaaaaatatattttattagttaattatattaaaaaatatttataatctatcaaatcattcacaaatttaataaactttCTCTTCAGCTTTTCATTTTCCCTGTTAAATTCTTTATCGCATCTAAATCTagtaatatttttgaaatggtTAAAACAGAATTGATTGCAGCCACAAAGCAACTTCACCCTAACCCATTTTTTACGCAAAAAAAATGACATGAACTTTGAAGTTAAAATGGGGTAACAGAAAACGACAGTGCAAATATGGTTACTCTAAATATATgtcattctttttatttttgttttattgtgaAAGAAAATCCCAAACCGTATTCATTAGAAAAattttgtgatatatatatatatatatatatatatatatattagaaaggGTTGAAAAATTTGCAACTTGTGGTGGCAATGTACTCACCACCTACCACTGGGATATTGCGTAGTTGTTGGGTTATGATGAACGTGGTGCAGTGCAGTAGTTGTAATAGGATTACGACTATCAgctacaatttttattttattttttatctctctttttttaaactaaacCTAACACCTTTAACCCATTTATTTCGTCATCCTCATATCATAATACCTTCAAATTTTATCTCTCTTACAATAAtatcttcaaattaaaaattaaactataaaactccttttaatatttcatataaatatttcGAAACTACTATATTACATATAgttattcataattaattaccaCATTTTTCATTCACGCAAAAATAAAGTGTTCAAAACAATGACAAATATCAGATCGAACACAAACTAAAATTCCTACTTTGGGAAAACTTAAACGtcatatataaaactttaaatactaacatgtttatattttttataagtaagattagttatatttaaaaccGATAATacttcataattttaataaatgagatgttaaaaaaataaaatttaaatagaaaaaatatattagtaattAACCATTGGTGACCAACGTTTTGTGATGTGTGCGGAAGTCACAGTCACACCAGCTACAACCTCCTCACTTCCCGCGTAATCTCACAGAATATGTTAGATAGTTGCAACTTGCAAAccattattattgttattattatgatttaattagTTAATCATTTTTGTGAAAGTTACAACCTAGATGCTAGTAGTTACAtcttattaaaagtaattattcctaaaaaagataaatgtaaTGTAACTTAACTTTGAGTTTAAGATAAATCTAATGTAATCTAATTTATCAGGTTTAGTTATTAGATGATGCAACTcgatttaattcaatttaattagatttagttatgtttttatttatatttaattaataatttgatttttatatttagattttttttttatatttgtttttaattaaattaagtttttgttttttttaaaaggataatgtgattcttttttattaaattgacgTTAATATCGTGTTATATGTCAATAGTTAGCTCGGTCACATGTCaaaatttttgaatattttttattttaacaaataacatCTTTAACATAGAAAATAATCCACGTTTTAACACGTAACATATGTAATATTTCTAAACTACGTTATAtaagttgagtttttttttattaaaaaagcaaAGACtcaattgaatataaaaaaataggaatgaaaacatgtcaaaatttaaatataaatatcaaattattatttaaatcataaatttatgaTTAGGTCAAATCTGATTAGATGGAAACTAATACTTTTATATACCGATCGAAACAATGATGTATTTAGTATTAGTGAGTCAATATCCAATTGAAAATAAACTCTTATActattatatggtttttattttcatgtctTGAATTAGTAAACATGCATACTGTGGCTTACGTATTTACTCagcattaaattaaattttgtaaatagaagaaaaaaattaataaagttagTTTAGGTTAAAGAAGGAAGCATAGTATGTTTATATGAATAGAAGGAATAAATAAGTGAGATTTCATAGGAAGTTTGACTCTTATGATAATATTTGTAAGAAATTCAGTATTTTGTTTCTACGTATAGTTTGTAAAGTTTGATAAGAAGATATCCGTTTAAGTTGATAATAAGATAGAAAAGCTTAAATGTTGCGTAGTGGTTGGCAGATTTCAATTTTTTGGTACGTCTGATCACAGAACACCTTTTTAGCACTGTGAGTCGAATCCGAATGAAAAGCAAGGAAGCACTAACATGTGTTTCCATTGGATGGTTTCACATTGTCTTTGTCCAATTACAGCCATTGTTGGTGAAGAAGAATCCCTTCTCTTTCACACCCTCCATCTCATCTTTTGTGGACAACGTTGTTTCAGTTGGCAACAACGAAAGCAATGGAATTGACCAAAACTTGAAACATTTTCGTCAGTCTTATTATTATGTCAGGTTTTGGAGTAGGTTGTTGCCGCGTTATACATGCTACTAACCCTCAATACATGAACTCGGTTCAAAAAACCTTCCAATTTCTCATTTACGAGAAAATCTCTTTACCtacctttttctctttcacaACTGAAAAATCAACCCAAACTTTCTACCTACTCATATGCTCAAACTCTTCTTTCCTTAATTCTTGACTGGGAAACTGCTTCAAAATTAATCTTAATTCttattatatcttattttatctttttattctgAAATGTGTAATAGTTTTACGTTATTTAAAAGTGTcaatattattaacaatttaa from the Vigna angularis cultivar LongXiaoDou No.4 chromosome 3, ASM1680809v1, whole genome shotgun sequence genome contains:
- the LOC108333004 gene encoding uncharacterized protein LOC108333004; amino-acid sequence: MTRFNNEIGSTSQPTTPTSTSTARSVPPPLVVPAFTPTPHEVPTSTPTPYQVPPHGMASLSPNVGSNPSTPTNIAPSPGTDDANPHSSSAANYVEECSNSRPMITPVGGGFYPTKTASKAITATIKQQFDEPWLTWGSIPKSTRDVFFERFKRKVSWKPEDEEKVKKNYHTKASHRLSEMYKKARTIGKRPNWLGDDTWNALLEKWNMPLYRQKCETAKKNRTSEKGGCLHTGGSISVHEHAIRLSQELGRSVHVDEIFQQTHIRQSTGEFVDERSRRTHEQFVAKFSQIRSETASVGVSASSPLDPAEEERLRNRCWLEAAGGRYKGRVYGIGNVSSQDDCVDSYIQQTQASSSAQQQNLEEIVNLKSQLQQYGQQLQKFEGFIGVLLPFLPPSAATAAQDFLNLQNPQLQNEVPNDVQPEQQPQEQQPPHQQPTDEQAEDGNDYMHY